The window ataattttaacagctttaaattttattcgaacATGTAAGAAATTGGCctcgaaaagaactaaaattgtatttatgtgaACATCCtcaattttgagattattttaacagcttcaaaattttttcgaacattacttcgtattttcgaacttaatttttaatattccatAGCATTGTAGTGTCATCAAGTGTACTCACAACCGCCAAATTTCAGCAAATTCGGGCTACTGGAAttggtcttaaaacaattttccccaATTAATTCGTCGTACGTCTGcataagaaatagaaataaacctatcgCATAGTTAGTTGCGTacgacgaatttcgtcataCGCAATGATTGTGTACATTTTCAAATGTGTTCTATTTCTGACGACGAATATTCGTTCCGAAAAATTCGTCGACTCAACTTTTTTTCGGCCCACCCTAGTATGCAATTAAAATGGTATGCTCTCCTGTAAAATTATGTTGATATTATTATGAGATTTTGacttgtaagaaacttacttctgtgtaacGAATTTCAatgctatactcgcatttttaagcctgtaatgtttctttaaagtcaatttctgcagggggccttatatggtcGGAATCTAATAAAATTCGGTAGAGTGATTTGcgctcataagaaacttacttgtgtTGAATTTCAGCGCTATACACGTATTTGGgctttaaagacattttctgaggTAGGCCTCATATAGacggtagggtcaactatggaccgatcttcataaaatttgtaaagaGGTTTTGGCTATTATTTGggctttaaagacattttttgagGTAGGCCTCATATAGacggtagggtcaactatggaccgatcttcataaaatttgtaaagaGGTTTTGGCTATTATAATACTTATTTTCATCGAAGTTCATCGTTAACCcacattttcaaaacatttatgaCTGTTAAGGCTGTTTTTCGGGGgtcatttgtatgggggatgTACGAAAACGTGGACCCATTACCCATTTTCAAGAGAATCAATTAGAGATGATCGAGCATTCTGTCTAGAATACAGAATCTCAGGCTGAAATGACAGGGGGACTTAACTCTCTTATTCTACTAGGTTTTATTAAGGATATTAGTCATAGATTCtttctcatttaattttttctatagtcagTACTAGATAATATATCATTGAAGAAAAAgtcaaatcaaaacaaaatttgtaaacatacaaattattttaaaaggatAAAATTAACAATCTTATAAACTTAATATATGTGAATTGAgactaatttttgtttttaatcaatttgtTGCAGGAACATGAGAAAACATGCATTGTTGAAGATGATGATGTTATTTTGTGTGACACTCCAGAAATATGTGATGATCAACAATCGGACAAAAATAATATGGAAGATAATGAACAACGCATAgggtttatgttgaattttaatttgcaatataagtacaataaaataaatgatagATGTTACGATAGTACATGCAATACAGGGTCATCTGAAATTCTAAAAAAGGAAAGTCAATTTATGATAATTGATAAAAAGAAACGGATATCTAGAAGAAATCGTGCTGTACATTCAGTTTCACGTTGTCCAACAATTCCTTTATCTTCTCCTGCAGGCCAGCTTTTATTAAGAACAACTAAAACTATTGTTAGTCCTGAGTATCTGATAGAACGCCTGGACCGTATTGAAAGATTCTGTCATGTTCCACTATCGTTAACATCACGGACAAAGTTtttggaaaagaaaaattttacaattagtACTCACTGCACTTTTAAAAGACCACAGGAGTATAGCAcccatttatatatttttcctcGTCGGCAGTTTTCTCAGAAAAGAAGAATGGAGAATATTTTGCTTATTAATTCTACACTGTTAAGGCGATGTCGTCCAATATCAGTaagattaaagaaaatttctgatATAAATAATAAGCAATGTGCATCATCtagtaataaattaaacataaaacttaCTCGCGACAATTCTCGCAGTTCTAACTGGAAAATATCCTCATGTCCATCTACAGAAATAATAGTAGATACAATTGATTTATGTACCTCTGATGAAGAAGACAATCAAATTAACGCTTGTGCTACAAATCATTCGTTTATTGCTAAGAGTAGTGTCGAATCAGACATAAACACAAACAACATTAAATCTTGTATAAATCCATTAGCAATACATACATCAATAACCCAAATTAGAAAACAACTAAATTTATCTATGGAATCTCCTTTATTAACCAATAACTTAAATAGTTCACATAACGGTATTGCAAATTACAACAGTACCTCGTGTTTATTGCAAATTATTCccaacaatgaaaataaaacaaaagggTTGGTAAGAAACAATAACAGTATTAACAAGTCTGTTGCAAGCAATGAAGATATTGGGGTGcacataaaaaaatcatttctaccgtctttatatataatttccAATTGTTCCACAACATCGCCTCTTACATTAAACCAAAATTTGAACACAAACATCGATGAAAATACGGATTCAAATAGATATAAATCTATAACAAATAGAGCAACTGATACTGACACGGAAAATTGGATATTATCTCAACATAATGTAAATAAAGTTCCAAGCATTGAAGAAAACTCGGTAGGAAAAAATGATCTTACAACTTCCAATACACTTACGGAAAAAGAACATGGAAATGAGACATTACCATTGCTGTTACACAAAAATCATATAGTATCAATAGACTTAACATCttgaattaataaaacaaatgtttcttATTCTCATCATATCCATTTTACTTAAGTTTATTTTCTGttgttaatatgtatttataaaggCCTTATAAATAGTATAAGTTTTTCACTGttagttttattacaatatattttcctccaaaattAAATTCCATGAATACACTGTGCAACAAATAAATGTATCTTGTATATGGCCGatgacaaataaattaaaaatatcagcATACCAAAACCTAAAGGGCTAATGTTTAAGTGAActattagggattaaattaaaattaatcctagATAGTTTTAAGTACTCAGTACcttattttgtttgctagtttaagcgccctatgctcaattttgatttaatcaatttaacacatatttaaatgtttgttactttttaaaaacaggaaaaccaaaatatgcaaaatcaTGTTTTTCTGGTGTGTCGTAAATTCTCATGGATAAAGTTTTTACACGTTGCAGACCAAATTAGGAATTTTGGCATCAATATGTTAAACAATTTAGCACATAAGAGCACAATTTAGCATACTTTTACCattctatttttatacatattttcgagtttttagagctaTTTTTGCTCCTTTAGTGCATAATTGGATGTTGttcgttttagtttttattttcatttttacatacagtgaatcaattaagtaatttgcctatgtaaaattttataaattttaagaaaaaactttatctgaacaattatttacagcaaaataaaactatttgtttgttgtatttttaaagaatatctaatattttaattttctaccataaaatgtaaaatattaatattatttaacgaaatttttgataaaatgagaacgtttttaggtcaataaagtattttgcttttttaggatTTTTGCTTAAAACTCTAGAGAGAATCATTGACGTCCACATAAGATCGTCAATAGATCCTATGCTCCTATCTCCCTCACAACATGTCTACACCAAAGGCAAATCAGTTGAGACGGCCCCACACTCATTAGTGGGACATATAGAAAAGTCCTTGAAATTTGGTGAATACACGTTAGTGGCCTTTCTTGACATAGAAGGAGCCTTTAACAACGACAAACCCGACATCATCATATCAGCTCTAGAAGAGCTCGGTATTGAGACATCAGTGATTAAATTCATACAAGACCTTCTTCAATACAGGATTATCCGTTCTAACATGGGAATGGCATGTATTCAAAGAATGGCAATCAGGGGTACACCTCAAGGTGGAGTCCTATCACCATTTTTATGGAATGTGGCCATAAACAGCCCACTAATGAATTTGGACACCCAGTATCAGGTTTCCATCTGAATACGATATCTCAAAGACTCGAATCAGCACTCAATCTACTAAGTAAATGGAGCGTTGATAGTGGTTTGAGTGTAAACCCTAGTAACACCGAACTTGTACTCTACACCAGGAAATACAAGATCGATAATTTTACCCTACCTCGACTAAACGGAGTCGTACTCTCACTTTCGAACAGTGCGAAATACCTAGGGGTTATACTTGATAGTAAACTATCATGGAAAGAGAATATCATAGCCAGGGTAAATAAAGCCTTAATGGCAGTGTACATTTGCAAGAAGGCCATAGGCAAAAGATGGGGACTAAACTGGTAAATTGGATCCATGAAGCGGTTATTAAACCTATTCTCTTCTACGGGGCTGTTGTCTGGTGGAAAGCACTGGACAACAACCCCAATTGTATATTTCTTGATAAGGTACTTAGAAGGATAGCAATCCTCATAACAGGAGCACTGAGAAAAACCTCCACCAAATCTCTATTCGCAATGCTTAATTGGATCCCAACGGATCTGATAGCCAGAAAACTGGCACTCATCACTGCCCTCAGACTCGATGCCTTAAATGCTTGGACACACAGGCCATTATGGAGAAACCATCTTTCCTCACGGACAATATTGATTACTGCACACCTAAACCTTTCCTCCACAGGGACTTCGGATACACAATATCCGAAAACTCTTCATTGGAGGAGAATAGTTCATCAAGAACCCACCTAGTATATACAGATGGTTCTAAAAAAGGGGAACGAGTTGGAGGTGGCATTTTCATTCCTGAATTTGGAACTAAAATAAGCTTTAGAATACAGAATAATTGTAGTCCACTacaggctgaactatcagccataaaattttatatttttattacttctatatattacaataatatttttagatattttcttggacatttcttaactgatttattatcctatatacctataagaatttatcaatatttgacttaatatgaaatctatcgtttatatattataacaaaaacaatctagatttttggtcattttgtattgataaacaaaaactacattacggaaaccccattATACTGGGGAGTacagtgtaaattttatttagaattgtagaataatgattcttattcaataaatctaacactaagtaccatcctatcCACTctgagtatggggacatcaccatataccactatagaactattgcATGATAAAATCCtcattttcaacctcatattttaaatgctttattttatgaataagatacagtaggcgtattaggatctggatagttattcttgatttgggttcttaatatttataagtgtatgtattagctgaaaatttttgcttttgttgaccttagggtatgataaccacctctattttaaaatatctaaattaggtattttcctgtactacacgacagtttacgttacattggttccaagcataCTAAGGTCTGGTtagtgttttaaattaaaacatagtgtTGCTCCTATTTCGTATATGGAatttggagaagataaatcgGGAGTCCAATGGTTTTCCATGGATACAATGGATACTGAGTGGAAGCACCACTCAGTccgtttttttctaataattctttggatcatttcatcaattactctatttaatattttttaatgttttaatgatTAAGTatatttacacttgttctagaaacctaattttttatatcgaaattgcctcattattatcctttaaacatttttaaggcaaataacatcacatttttacacaatgaggatatgaaTTTTGCAATTACACTCGTCCTTttgacaataaaacaataaattccaaaaaggaattaaaacataatttggaaaaacccaacgaaattaatcgaaattctcaatatgcaaaatactttattgacatgcaaattctgatgaagaata of the Lucilia cuprina isolate Lc7/37 chromosome 2, ASM2204524v1, whole genome shotgun sequence genome contains:
- the LOC111681656 gene encoding uncharacterized protein LOC111681656; protein product: MDEQEEILQNNMISNLPLLFANGYPTSLEKISESQLERFIPFMVQCSLGHINLQGQVDCSEPEWWPEDLPFNIPFNKPKKFIGNWIQKLKEVVLICYQFHKSVFLLRFCNDLSSYEHASLRFINNYNSTTSLFDRRSNKLLVTFRNENMEHEKTCIVEDDDVILCDTPEICDDQQSDKNNMEDNEQRIGFMLNFNLQYKYNKINDRCYDSTCNTGSSEILKKESQFMIIDKKKRISRRNRAVHSVSRCPTIPLSSPAGQLLLRTTKTIVSPEYLIERLDRIERFCHVPLSLTSRTKFLEKKNFTISTHCTFKRPQEYSTHLYIFPRRQFSQKRRMENILLINSTLLRRCRPISVRLKKISDINNKQCASSSNKLNIKLTRDNSRSSNWKISSCPSTEIIVDTIDLCTSDEEDNQINACATNHSFIAKSSVESDINTNNIKSCINPLAIHTSITQIRKQLNLSMESPLLTNNLNSSHNGIANYNSTSCLLQIIPNNENKTKGLVRNNNSINKSVASNEDIGVHIKKSFLPSLYIISNCSTTSPLTLNQNLNTNIDENTDSNRYKSITNRATDTDTENWILSQHNVNKVPSIEENSVGKNDLTTSNTLTEKEHGNETLPLLLHKNHIVSIDLTS